A window of Polaromonas hydrogenivorans contains these coding sequences:
- the ureG gene encoding urease accessory protein UreG → MSLHHIANRTKKLPPLRVGIGGPVGSGKTTLLEMLCKAMKDKYDLVAITNDIYTKEDQRLLTVSGALDAERIMGVETGGCPHTAIREDASINLEAIDRMLVEFPDADVVFIESGGDNLAATFSPELSDLTIYVIDVAAGEKIPRKGGPGITKSDLFVINKTDLAPYVGADLGVMQADTIRMRTTAKGLKPFVMTNLKTNTGLAEVVAFIETKGMLQPA, encoded by the coding sequence ATGAGCCTGCACCACATCGCCAACCGCACCAAAAAACTGCCACCGCTTCGCGTGGGCATTGGCGGGCCGGTCGGCTCGGGCAAAACCACCCTGCTGGAGATGCTCTGCAAGGCCATGAAGGACAAATACGACCTGGTGGCGATCACCAACGATATCTATACCAAGGAAGACCAGCGCCTGCTGACCGTCAGCGGCGCGCTGGACGCCGAACGCATCATGGGCGTGGAAACCGGCGGCTGCCCGCACACGGCGATACGCGAAGACGCCTCGATCAACCTCGAAGCCATCGACCGCATGCTGGTGGAGTTTCCCGATGCCGACGTGGTGTTCATCGAATCGGGCGGCGACAACCTGGCCGCCACCTTCAGCCCCGAACTCAGCGACCTCACCATCTACGTGATCGACGTGGCCGCCGGCGAAAAAATCCCGCGCAAGGGCGGCCCCGGCATCACCAAGAGCGACCTGTTCGTCATCAACAAGACCGACCTGGCGCCCTACGTCGGCGCCGACCTGGGCGTGATGCAGGCCGACACCATCCGCATGCGCACCACGGCCAAGGGCCTGAAGCCTTTCGTCATGACCAACCTCAAGACCAACACCGGCCTGGCCGAGGTGGTGGCCTTCATCGAAACCAAAGGCATGCTGCAGCCGGCCTGA
- a CDS encoding HupE/UreJ family protein, whose protein sequence is MPRKPPRALFLIAACAMATSAKAHIGTDFGAHAEIGFLDGLLHPFTGLDHLAAMLAVGFWSALSARRLWTTPLAFAAMLLAGALLGLAGIELPAVEPMIAASLLVLGLLVALRTQMPAMLAAALVGVFAVFHGVAHGTELAGAANIEGPLLGMLLATLALHATGLGLGLALRHTAWVSRMAGAGVAMFGVTLLAQLA, encoded by the coding sequence ATGCCACGCAAACCACCTCGCGCTCTTTTTTTGATAGCTGCATGCGCAATGGCGACAAGCGCAAAAGCCCATATTGGCACTGATTTTGGGGCGCACGCGGAGATTGGCTTCCTTGACGGGCTGCTGCATCCCTTCACCGGCCTGGACCATCTGGCCGCCATGCTGGCCGTCGGCTTCTGGAGCGCCTTGAGCGCGCGCCGCCTGTGGACCACGCCGCTGGCCTTCGCGGCGATGCTGCTGGCGGGCGCCCTGCTCGGCCTGGCTGGCATCGAACTGCCAGCCGTCGAGCCGATGATTGCCGCTTCGCTGCTGGTGCTGGGCTTGCTGGTGGCCTTGCGCACGCAGATGCCCGCCATGCTGGCAGCGGCGCTGGTCGGCGTGTTTGCGGTGTTTCACGGCGTGGCCCATGGCACGGAGCTGGCAGGCGCGGCGAACATCGAGGGACCGTTGCTCGGCATGCTGCTCGCGACGCTGGCGCTGCACGCCACCGGCCTTGGGCTGGGCTTGGCCTTGCGCCACACCGCCTGGGTTTCGCGCATGGCCGGCGCAGGCGTGGCCATGTTCGGCGTGACCCTGCTGGCCCAACTGGCCTGA
- the ureC gene encoding urease subunit alpha, whose amino-acid sequence MASIGRRAYAEMFGPTVGDRLRLADTDLMIEVEADYTLRAGSYGEEVKFGGGKTIRDGMAQSQRTNAEGAMDTVMTNALILDHWGIVKADIGLKGGRIAAIGKAGNPDVQPGVDIIIGPGTEVISCEGMIVTAGGIDSHIHFICPQQIEEALTSGVTTMMGGGTGPATGTFATTCTPGPWNIARMLQAADAFPMNLGFLGKGNASLPAALHEQVNAGVIGLKLHEDWGTTPAAISNCLDVAEEADVQVAIHSDTLNESGFVENTIAATKGRSLCAFHTEGAGGGHAPDILRVVGEANFLPSSTNPTMPYTVNTLDEHVDMLMVCHHLDPAIAEDLAFAESRIRKETIAAEDILHDLGAISMMSSDSQAMGRVGEVIIRTWQNAHKMKLQRGKLPGDTERHDNFRVKRYISKYTINPAIAHGISHEVGSVEVGKFADLVVWKPAFFGIKPSIILKGGFIAMAAMGDPNASIPTPQPVHYRPMFGAFGGAIAKGSLTFVSQAGLAAGIQERFGLAKTLSAVKNIRGVRKQHMIHNNYLPKMEIDAQTYLVRADGQLLTCEPATSLPMTQRYFLF is encoded by the coding sequence ATGGCAAGCATTGGACGCCGCGCCTACGCGGAAATGTTCGGCCCCACCGTCGGCGACCGGCTGCGGCTGGCCGACACCGATTTGATGATTGAAGTCGAAGCCGACTACACGCTGCGTGCCGGCAGCTACGGCGAAGAGGTCAAGTTCGGCGGCGGCAAGACGATTCGCGACGGCATGGCGCAGTCGCAAAGGACCAATGCCGAAGGCGCGATGGACACGGTGATGACGAATGCGCTCATCCTCGACCACTGGGGCATCGTCAAGGCCGACATCGGCCTGAAGGGCGGGCGCATCGCCGCCATCGGCAAGGCCGGCAACCCGGACGTTCAGCCCGGTGTGGACATCATCATCGGCCCGGGCACCGAGGTCATCAGCTGCGAAGGCATGATCGTCACCGCAGGCGGCATCGACTCGCACATCCACTTCATCTGCCCCCAGCAGATCGAGGAAGCGCTGACCTCGGGCGTGACGACCATGATGGGCGGCGGCACGGGACCGGCCACCGGCACCTTCGCCACCACCTGCACGCCGGGGCCGTGGAACATAGCCCGCATGCTGCAGGCCGCCGACGCCTTCCCGATGAACCTCGGTTTTCTGGGCAAGGGCAACGCCAGCCTGCCCGCAGCGCTGCATGAGCAGGTCAATGCCGGCGTCATCGGCCTGAAGCTGCACGAGGACTGGGGCACCACGCCGGCGGCCATCAGCAACTGCCTGGACGTGGCCGAGGAAGCCGACGTGCAGGTGGCCATCCACAGCGACACGCTCAACGAGTCGGGCTTTGTCGAGAACACGATTGCCGCCACCAAGGGCCGCTCGCTGTGCGCGTTTCACACCGAAGGCGCGGGCGGCGGCCATGCGCCCGACATCCTTCGCGTGGTCGGCGAGGCGAACTTTTTGCCCTCCTCCACCAACCCGACCATGCCCTACACCGTCAACACGCTCGACGAGCATGTGGACATGCTGATGGTCTGCCACCACCTGGACCCGGCGATTGCCGAAGACCTGGCCTTCGCCGAAAGCCGCATCCGCAAGGAAACCATTGCCGCCGAAGACATCCTGCACGACCTGGGCGCGATCAGCATGATGTCCAGCGACAGCCAGGCCATGGGCCGGGTCGGCGAGGTCATCATCCGCACCTGGCAGAACGCCCACAAGATGAAGCTCCAGCGCGGCAAACTGCCGGGCGACACCGAGCGCCACGACAATTTCCGCGTCAAGCGCTACATCAGCAAATACACCATTAACCCGGCCATTGCCCACGGCATCTCGCACGAGGTCGGCTCTGTCGAAGTCGGCAAGTTCGCCGACCTAGTGGTCTGGAAGCCGGCATTCTTCGGCATCAAGCCGTCCATCATCCTCAAGGGCGGCTTCATCGCCATGGCCGCCATGGGCGACCCCAATGCCTCGATTCCGACGCCGCAGCCGGTGCATTACCGGCCCATGTTCGGCGCTTTCGGCGGCGCCATCGCCAAGGGATCGCTGACCTTTGTGTCGCAGGCCGGGCTGGCCGCCGGCATCCAGGAACGCTTCGGCCTGGCCAAGACGCTGAGCGCGGTGAAGAACATTCGCGGCGTGCGCAAGCAGCACATGATCCATAACAATTACCTGCCGAAAATGGAAATCGACGCCCAGACCTACCTGGTGCGCGCCGACGGGCAACTGCTGACCTGCGAGCCGGCGACCAGCCTGCCGATGACGCAGCGCTACTTTTTGTTTTAA
- a CDS encoding urease subunit beta — protein sequence MIPGELITDGPDHLLNEGRRTLTLVVQNTADRPIQVGSHYHFAETNAALGFDRIAARGMRLNIASGTAVRFEPGQQRTVELVDFAGERNIYGFRGLIQGAL from the coding sequence ATGATTCCAGGCGAACTGATCACCGACGGCCCCGACCACCTCCTCAACGAAGGCCGGCGCACCTTGACATTGGTGGTGCAAAACACCGCCGACCGACCCATCCAGGTGGGCTCGCACTACCACTTCGCAGAAACCAACGCGGCGCTGGGGTTTGACCGCATCGCCGCGCGCGGCATGCGGCTGAACATTGCATCCGGCACCGCCGTTCGCTTCGAGCCCGGCCAACAGCGCACGGTCGAGCTGGTGGATTTTGCAGGCGAGCGAAACATCTACGGCTTTCGTGGCCTCATTCAGGGAGCGCTTTGA
- the nadB gene encoding L-aspartate oxidase, protein MTHDFDVLIVGSGLAGLSAALHLAPTHRVAVITKRTVSDGASNWAQGGIAAVLADDDSFEAHISDTLVAGAGLCDLAATRFVVENAPAAIGWLRALGVPFSLEGEQLHLTREGGHGARRIAHVTDATGAAVQRTLIDVVRATPGITLFENHTLVDVITARKLGLPGAQRCLGLYALDEATDEVLTFRAPHTILATGGAGKVYLYTTNPDTATGDGIAAAWRAGCRVSNLEFIQFHPTCLYHPLAKSYLISEAVRGEGGQLKLPDGTRFMLEHDARAELAPRDVVARAIDYEMKKRGLDCVHLDISHQSPEFLHEHFPNILARCAELGIDITTQPIPVVPAAHYTCGGVLTDLAGRTDLPGLFAVGETACTGLHGANRLASNSLLECMVFARAAAQVITAAPALALPDLPQWDDSRVTDADEAVVISHNWDELRRFMWDYVGIVRTNKRLERAAHRITLLQAEISEFYAHFHVTRDLLELRNLVQVAELIVRSAQLRRESRGLHFSRDYPELAAPAAATILVPPVA, encoded by the coding sequence ATGACCCACGATTTTGATGTTTTGATTGTCGGCAGCGGCCTGGCCGGCCTGTCCGCCGCGCTGCACCTGGCGCCCACGCACCGCGTGGCCGTGATCACCAAGCGCACCGTCAGCGACGGCGCCAGCAACTGGGCGCAAGGCGGCATTGCGGCCGTGCTGGCCGACGACGACAGCTTCGAGGCGCATATCAGCGACACGCTGGTGGCCGGCGCTGGTCTGTGCGATCTGGCCGCCACGCGCTTCGTGGTCGAGAACGCGCCCGCTGCGATTGGCTGGCTGCGCGCGCTGGGCGTGCCGTTTTCGCTTGAAGGCGAGCAGCTGCACCTGACGCGCGAGGGCGGCCACGGCGCGCGCCGCATCGCCCACGTCACCGACGCCACCGGCGCGGCCGTGCAGCGCACGCTGATCGACGTGGTGCGGGCGACGCCCGGCATCACGCTGTTCGAAAACCACACGCTGGTCGATGTGATCACCGCGCGCAAGCTGGGTTTGCCCGGCGCGCAGCGCTGCCTGGGCCTGTATGCGCTGGACGAAGCCACCGACGAAGTGCTGACCTTTCGCGCGCCGCACACCATCCTGGCCACGGGCGGCGCGGGCAAGGTGTACCTCTACACCACCAACCCCGACACCGCCACCGGCGACGGCATTGCGGCGGCCTGGCGCGCCGGCTGCCGCGTGTCCAACCTGGAGTTCATCCAGTTCCACCCCACCTGCCTGTACCACCCGCTGGCCAAGTCCTACCTGATCAGCGAAGCGGTGCGCGGCGAAGGCGGGCAACTCAAATTGCCCGACGGCACCCGCTTCATGCTTGAACACGACGCGCGCGCCGAGCTGGCGCCGCGCGACGTGGTGGCCCGCGCCATCGACTACGAGATGAAAAAGCGCGGCCTGGACTGCGTGCACCTCGACATCTCGCACCAGAGCCCCGAGTTCCTGCACGAGCATTTCCCCAACATCCTGGCGCGCTGCGCCGAGCTGGGCATCGACATCACGACCCAGCCGATTCCCGTGGTGCCCGCCGCGCACTACACCTGCGGCGGCGTGCTGACCGACCTGGCCGGCCGCACCGACCTGCCCGGCCTGTTCGCCGTGGGCGAGACCGCCTGCACCGGCCTGCACGGCGCGAACCGGCTGGCCAGCAATTCGCTGCTCGAATGCATGGTGTTTGCCCGCGCCGCCGCGCAGGTCATCACCGCCGCGCCCGCCCTGGCGCTGCCCGATTTGCCGCAATGGGACGACAGCCGCGTCACCGACGCCGACGAGGCCGTGGTCATCTCGCACAACTGGGACGAGCTGCGCCGCTTCATGTGGGACTACGTGGGCATCGTGCGCACCAACAAGCGCCTGGAGCGCGCCGCGCACCGCATCACGCTGCTGCAGGCCGAGATCAGCGAGTTCTACGCCCACTTCCACGTCACGCGCGACCTGCTGGAGCTGCGCAACCTGGTGCAGGTCGCCGAGCTGATCGTGCGCTCGGCCCAGCTGCGGCGCGAAAGCCGGGGCCTGCATTTCAGCCGCGACTATCCCGAACTGGCGGCGCCGGCGGCGGCGACGATTCTGGTGCCGCCTGTGGCTTGA
- a CDS encoding SulP family inorganic anion transporter, producing the protein MHLPFHFARFRPRMLSAMAGYSRERFFKDAGSGLTVGIVALPLAMAFAIASGLKPEAGIWTAIIAGALIASLGGSAVQIGGPAGAFIVIVYGIIERYGVANLLISTTCAGVLLFLLGFFRLGTLVRYVPVSIVVGFTNGIAVLIALSQIKDLFGLEIPKMPADFFSQLRAIAQHIDTLNLYALGLGLACVIGLLVWPLLFDTQRRYSNALTNRLIRLIQAGEGLQLKRATRIASHMPGPIVALLTLTGLAYALNMPVETIGTRFGGIPRSLPGFEFPNFSWDTVRLLVAPTITIALLGAVESLLCARVADQISGLPRHDPNQELMAQGVANFVVPFFGGMPATGTIARTVTNVRAGATSPVSGLVHSVTLVTVVLVAAPLAVHVPLAVLAGILLYVAWNMGEWREFAELKRASNHYRLIMLGTFFLTVVFDLTVALQVGLLLACVLFVKRMSSLFQVEMVSHTQEEASFRLYGSLFFGAVAKIDPILNVVESAPQGLTIRLDVQSLQVLDTSGLDVLEQLQKAIVSRGGRLVLAGLNAQPREVMERSGFLAHVEAL; encoded by the coding sequence ATGCACCTGCCCTTTCATTTCGCCCGGTTTCGCCCGCGAATGCTGTCGGCCATGGCCGGCTACAGCCGCGAACGGTTTTTCAAGGATGCGGGCTCCGGCCTGACCGTCGGCATCGTCGCCCTGCCGCTGGCCATGGCCTTTGCCATCGCCTCGGGGCTCAAGCCCGAAGCCGGCATCTGGACGGCCATCATTGCCGGCGCGCTGATCGCCTCGCTGGGCGGCTCGGCGGTGCAGATCGGCGGTCCGGCCGGCGCCTTCATCGTCATCGTGTACGGCATCATCGAGCGCTACGGCGTGGCCAACCTCCTGATTTCCACCACCTGCGCCGGGGTGCTGCTGTTCCTGCTGGGGTTTTTCAGGCTCGGCACGCTGGTGCGCTATGTGCCGGTCAGCATCGTCGTGGGGTTCACCAACGGCATCGCGGTGCTGATTGCGCTGTCGCAGATCAAGGACCTGTTCGGGCTGGAGATTCCCAAGATGCCGGCGGATTTTTTCTCGCAGCTGCGGGCGATTGCCCAGCATATCGACACCCTGAACCTGTATGCGCTCGGCCTGGGGCTGGCCTGCGTGATCGGCCTGCTGGTCTGGCCGCTGCTGTTTGACACGCAAAGGCGCTATTCGAACGCGCTCACCAACCGGCTGATCCGGCTGATCCAGGCCGGCGAAGGCCTGCAGCTCAAGCGGGCCACGCGCATTGCGTCGCACATGCCGGGGCCGATTGTGGCGCTGCTCACGCTGACGGGGCTGGCCTATGCATTGAACATGCCGGTGGAAACCATCGGCACCCGTTTTGGCGGCATTCCGCGCAGCCTGCCCGGCTTTGAATTTCCGAATTTCTCGTGGGACACGGTGCGGCTGCTGGTGGCGCCGACCATCACGATTGCGCTGCTGGGCGCGGTCGAGTCGCTGCTGTGCGCCCGCGTGGCCGACCAGATTTCGGGGCTGCCGCGCCACGACCCGAACCAGGAGCTGATGGCCCAGGGCGTGGCCAATTTTGTCGTGCCGTTTTTTGGCGGCATGCCGGCCACCGGCACGATTGCGCGCACCGTGACCAACGTGCGGGCCGGCGCGACCTCGCCGGTGTCGGGGCTGGTGCATTCCGTCACGCTGGTCACGGTGGTGCTGGTGGCCGCGCCGCTGGCGGTGCATGTGCCGCTGGCGGTGCTGGCCGGCATTTTGCTGTACGTGGCCTGGAACATGGGCGAATGGCGCGAATTTGCCGAACTCAAGCGCGCCAGCAACCACTACAGGCTGATCATGCTGGGCACATTTTTCCTGACGGTGGTGTTTGATTTGACGGTGGCGCTGCAGGTCGGCCTGCTGCTGGCCTGCGTGCTGTTCGTCAAGCGCATGAGTTCGCTGTTCCAGGTGGAGATGGTCTCGCACACCCAGGAGGAAGCCAGTTTCCGGCTGTATGGGTCGCTGTTCTTTGGCGCCGTGGCCAAGATCGACCCCATCCTGAACGTGGTGGAAAGCGCTCCGCAGGGCTTGACGATCCGCCTCGATGTGCAGTCGCTGCAGGTGCTGGACACCTCGGGCCTGGATGTGCTGGAGCAGCTGCAAAAAGCGATTGTGTCGCGCGGCGGCCGGCTGGTGTTGGCCGGGCTCAATGCCCAGCCGCGCGAAGTCATGGAACGCTCGGGCTTCCTGGCGCATGTTGAAGCGCTATGA
- a CDS encoding urease accessory protein UreF — MTQAAQALPAASLLQLIWLASPALPVGGFSYSEVLEAAVDRAGVATESIASDWLADQLHLTLARGDLAVIAQAIPAWRASDLPRIQQLNDWVLQTRESSELRLQAEQMGRSLLDWLRNHDGANAAHIAACARMQPTYPVAFALAASQLEAGVRDCLLAYAFGWAENMVQAALKSVPLGQSAGQRILARLSRDIPAAVESALLLPDSERQAFSPMLAILSAQHETQYSRLFRS; from the coding sequence TTGACGCAAGCGGCCCAAGCCCTGCCGGCGGCCAGCCTGCTCCAGCTGATCTGGCTCGCTTCCCCGGCCTTGCCCGTGGGCGGGTTTTCTTACTCTGAAGTGCTTGAGGCGGCCGTGGACCGGGCGGGAGTAGCTACGGAAAGCATAGCATCTGACTGGCTGGCCGACCAGCTCCACCTGACGCTGGCGCGCGGCGACCTGGCCGTGATTGCCCAGGCGATTCCAGCCTGGCGCGCCAGCGACCTGCCGCGCATCCAGCAACTCAACGACTGGGTGTTGCAGACCCGTGAATCCAGCGAGCTGCGGCTGCAGGCCGAGCAGATGGGCCGCTCGCTGCTCGACTGGCTGCGCAACCATGACGGCGCCAACGCCGCGCACATAGCCGCCTGCGCCCGCATGCAGCCGACCTATCCGGTCGCGTTTGCCCTGGCGGCGTCGCAGCTAGAGGCCGGCGTGCGCGACTGCCTGCTGGCCTACGCCTTTGGCTGGGCCGAGAACATGGTGCAGGCCGCGCTCAAGTCGGTGCCGCTGGGCCAGAGCGCCGGCCAGCGCATCCTGGCGCGCCTGAGCCGGGACATTCCAGCAGCGGTCGAATCTGCCCTGCTGCTTCCGGACAGCGAACGCCAGGCGTTTTCGCCCATGCTGGCGATTCTTTCGGCCCAGCATGAAACCCAGTATTCGCGGCTGTTTCGCTCCTGA
- the ureE gene encoding urease accessory protein UreE encodes MLQISKLISQGAGLAPVLVKRASTLELDWDVRQKSRFDATDSLGRQLGVFLPRGTLVRGGDVLIAEDGSMVRVIAAPQAVLRITACTAHGTPFDLTRAAYHLGNRHVPIELKPDHLKIEPDHVLADMLRAMHLTVQEVEEAFEPEGGAYSAGGHGHTHAPAATPVPAAVPPAAHVHGPDCNHGHDHAHAPQAIKPVVIQIHPRKPHSH; translated from the coding sequence ATGCTTCAAATCTCCAAACTCATTTCGCAGGGCGCCGGCCTGGCTCCCGTGCTGGTCAAACGCGCGTCCACCCTCGAACTCGACTGGGACGTGCGTCAGAAAAGCCGCTTTGACGCGACCGACTCGCTGGGCCGCCAGCTCGGCGTGTTCCTGCCGCGTGGCACGCTGGTGCGCGGCGGCGACGTGCTGATCGCCGAGGACGGCTCGATGGTGCGCGTGATTGCCGCGCCGCAGGCGGTGCTGCGCATCACGGCCTGCACGGCACACGGCACGCCCTTCGACCTGACCCGCGCGGCCTACCACCTGGGCAACCGCCATGTGCCGATTGAACTGAAACCCGACCACCTGAAAATCGAGCCCGACCATGTGCTGGCCGACATGCTGCGCGCCATGCACCTGACCGTTCAGGAAGTCGAGGAAGCCTTTGAGCCCGAAGGCGGCGCGTACAGCGCGGGCGGCCACGGCCACACGCATGCGCCTGCCGCAACGCCCGTTCCCGCCGCCGTGCCGCCAGCCGCCCATGTCCACGGACCGGATTGCAACCATGGTCATGACCACGCCCATGCGCCGCAGGCCATCAAGCCGGTGGTCATCCAGATCCATCCGCGCAAGCCGCACAGCCATTGA
- the bamE gene encoding outer membrane protein assembly factor BamE domain-containing protein, which translates to MGLLSFILGLAGCDQQRINELEEGVATEADVRARFGEPEKIWEARDMASLPMPGAAAEPGARTLEYNRQPAGQVNYMITIAPDGKMSALRQVLTPQNFARVLPGMSMEQVRKMLGKPMKVTTYALKRETHYDWRYLNPPSSPMIFTVVFDADLRVLGTGSVDEESVNPRR; encoded by the coding sequence ATGGGGCTGCTGTCGTTCATCCTGGGGCTGGCCGGCTGCGACCAGCAGCGCATCAACGAACTGGAAGAGGGCGTGGCCACCGAAGCCGATGTGCGCGCCCGCTTTGGCGAGCCCGAAAAAATCTGGGAAGCGCGGGACATGGCCTCGCTGCCCATGCCGGGGGCGGCCGCCGAGCCCGGCGCCCGCACGCTCGAATACAACCGCCAGCCCGCAGGCCAGGTCAACTACATGATCACCATAGCGCCGGATGGCAAGATGAGCGCGCTCAGGCAGGTGTTGACGCCACAGAACTTTGCCAGGGTGCTGCCGGGCATGTCGATGGAGCAGGTGCGCAAGATGCTGGGCAAGCCGATGAAGGTCACGACTTATGCGCTCAAGCGCGAAACGCATTACGACTGGCGCTACCTGAACCCGCCGTCCTCGCCCATGATTTTCACCGTGGTGTTTGATGCGGACTTGCGCGTGCTGGGCACGGGGTCGGTGGACGAGGAAAGCGTCAATCCCCGGCGGTGA
- a CDS encoding LysR family transcriptional regulator: MHNRISEEITFRKLEVLLAYMETGNLTRAAELLDVSTVSVHRALHSLEEGVRCTLFRHEGRNLLPTDAAQVLAEVARDVLKLMASGINSTRQAGGYAADSIKIGSLYSLTIKTVPTLIMGIKLRKPELQTELILGSNADLLQKLRQGLVDATLMTVPEGEADIESIPLFDDDIYFAAPVGSRYANLDFVDLSACADERFVSLSEGFATYSGFIEAFRVAGFTPNIAMKVGDIFSLMNLVSGGIGCTLLPGRVRDVIPNKVQLIPLQPRFLMRQHIGLNFLRTRERDPNLLALASVCRLSKQALA, translated from the coding sequence ATGCACAACCGTATCAGCGAAGAAATCACCTTCCGCAAGCTGGAGGTGCTGCTGGCCTACATGGAAACCGGCAACCTGACGCGTGCGGCCGAGCTGCTCGATGTCAGCACGGTCAGCGTGCACCGCGCGCTGCACTCGCTCGAAGAAGGGGTGCGCTGCACCCTGTTCCGGCACGAAGGCCGCAACCTGCTGCCCACCGATGCCGCGCAGGTGCTGGCCGAGGTGGCGCGCGATGTGCTCAAGCTGATGGCCAGCGGCATCAACTCGACCCGGCAGGCCGGTGGCTACGCGGCCGACAGCATCAAGATCGGCTCACTGTATTCGCTCACCATCAAGACCGTGCCGACCCTCATCATGGGCATCAAGCTGCGCAAGCCGGAGCTGCAGACCGAACTGATTCTGGGCTCCAATGCGGACCTGCTGCAAAAGCTCAGGCAGGGCCTTGTCGATGCGACCCTGATGACCGTGCCCGAAGGCGAGGCCGACATTGAATCCATCCCGCTGTTCGATGACGACATCTACTTTGCAGCGCCCGTCGGCTCCCGCTACGCGAACCTGGACTTCGTTGACCTGAGCGCCTGCGCCGACGAGCGCTTTGTCAGCTTGAGCGAGGGCTTTGCCACCTACTCCGGCTTCATCGAAGCCTTTCGCGTTGCCGGTTTCACGCCCAACATCGCCATGAAGGTGGGCGACATCTTCTCGCTGATGAACCTGGTCAGCGGCGGCATTGGCTGCACGCTGCTGCCGGGCCGAGTGCGCGACGTGATTCCCAACAAGGTGCAGCTGATCCCGCTGCAGCCCAGGTTCCTGATGCGCCAGCACATCGGCCTGAATTTCCTGCGCACCCGCGAGCGCGACCCGAACCTGCTGGCCCTGGCGTCGGTCTGCCGCCTGTCGAAGCAGGCCCTGGCCTGA
- a CDS encoding DUF3460 family protein, with the protein MSIFRRPDYTSEITSFIDGLKAKKPTLETEQRAGRAIWWDKNLNLADQADYGEARVPQEAYVYRTSPHPNGN; encoded by the coding sequence ATGTCCATTTTTCGCCGTCCCGACTACACCTCTGAAATCACCTCGTTCATCGACGGTCTGAAGGCGAAGAAACCCACGCTGGAAACCGAGCAGCGCGCCGGCCGCGCCATCTGGTGGGACAAGAACCTGAACCTGGCCGACCAGGCCGACTACGGCGAGGCCCGCGTGCCGCAAGAAGCCTATGTCTATCGCACCAGCCCCCACCCGAACGGCAATTAA
- a CDS encoding segregation and condensation protein A, with protein MPPNSLPLQELPAAITLDLPGLIDPVALARLYGEPMFAMPKDLYIPPDALKVFLEAFEGPLDLLLYLIRKQNFNILDIPMAAVTRQYLAYVDEIRATNLELAAEYLLMAAMLIEIKSRMLLPPKKSESSQEAEDPRAELVRRLLEYEKIKLAAHKLNTVPQLGRDFLLARVHVEQSTQPRLPDVTLVELQEAWQGIVKRAKLVQHHVISREELSVREHMSIVLRKLQGRKFLEFEELFDASRGMPVLVVTFIALLELAKECLLEITQAESFAPIYVRLAYTPA; from the coding sequence ATGCCACCGAACTCACTTCCCCTACAGGAACTTCCCGCCGCCATCACCCTTGACCTGCCGGGGCTGATCGACCCGGTGGCGCTGGCCCGGCTCTACGGCGAGCCGATGTTCGCCATGCCCAAGGATTTGTACATCCCGCCGGACGCGCTGAAGGTGTTCCTGGAAGCCTTTGAAGGCCCGCTGGATTTGCTGCTCTACCTGATCCGCAAGCAGAATTTCAACATCCTCGACATTCCGATGGCGGCGGTCACGCGGCAATACCTGGCCTATGTCGATGAAATCCGCGCCACCAACCTGGAGCTGGCCGCCGAATACCTGTTGATGGCCGCGATGCTGATCGAGATCAAGTCGCGCATGCTGCTGCCGCCCAAAAAATCGGAGTCCAGCCAGGAAGCCGAAGACCCGCGCGCCGAGCTGGTGCGCCGCCTGCTCGAATACGAAAAAATCAAGCTGGCCGCCCACAAGCTCAATACCGTGCCGCAGCTGGGCCGCGATTTTTTGCTGGCGCGCGTGCATGTGGAGCAATCGACGCAGCCGCGCCTGCCCGATGTCACGCTGGTCGAGCTGCAGGAGGCTTGGCAGGGCATCGTCAAACGCGCAAAATTGGTCCAGCACCACGTCATCAGCCGCGAGGAACTCTCGGTGCGCGAGCACATGAGCATCGTGCTGCGCAAGCTGCAGGGCCGCAAGTTCCTGGAATTCGAGGAACTGTTCGATGCATCGCGCGGCATGCCGGTGCTGGTCGTCACCTTCATTGCGCTGCTGGAGCTGGCCAAGGAATGCCTGCTTGAAATCACCCAGGCCGAGTCGTTCGCGCCGATTTATGTGCGGCTGGCCTACACGCCAGCCTGA